A genomic segment from Corylus avellana chromosome ca5, CavTom2PMs-1.0 encodes:
- the LOC132181017 gene encoding S-adenosylmethionine decarboxylase proenzyme-like translates to MALSVSAIGFEGYEKRLEVSFVEPGIFADPVGMGLRSLSKSQLDEILEPAECTIVSSLSNDYVDSYVLSESSLFVYPYKVIIKTCGTTKLLLSIPAILKLAGALSLPVKSVRYTRGSFIFPGAQSFPHRSFSEEVAILDGHFGKLGLAGKAYVMGGGQDKSQKWHVYSATAKSAIQSSPVYTLEMCMTGLDRKKASVFYKTNGSSAALMTEDSGIRKILPKSEICDFEFDPCGYSMNSIEGAAISTIHVTPEDGFSYSSFEAAGYDFEEVNLSQLLERVLACFQPSEFSVAIHADIAKIELGTKFPLYLKGYHSGEKSNEVLGLEGSIIYHSFVKAESCASPRSILKCSWSEDEKDDEV, encoded by the coding sequence ATGGCCTTGTCAGTCTCTGCCATAGGATTTGAAGGATATGAGAAAAGGCTTGAGGTATCATTCGTTGAACCTGGCATCTTTGCTGACCCTGTGGGCATGGGTCTCCGGTCATTGTCTAAATCTCAATTGGATGAGATCCTAGAACCAGCTGAGTGCACCATTGTTTCTTCGTTGTCAAACGATTACGTGGACTCTTATGTCCTTTCTGAATCTAGCCTTTTCGTGTATCCTTACAAAGTTATCATTAAAACTTGTGGGACTACAAAATTGCTTCTCTCCATCCCAGCAATTCTTAAATTGGCTGGTGCCCTGTCCCTTCCTGTAAAATCTGTGAGATACACTCGTGGAAGCTTTATTTTTCCTGGGGCTCAGTCATTTCCACATCGCAGCTTCTCAGAGGAAGTAGCCATCCTTGATGGCCATTTTGGCAAGCTTGGTCTGGCCGGCAAGGCATATGTGATGGGTGGTGGCCAGGACAAATCTCAAAAATGGCATGTTTACTCTGCGACTGCCAAATCAGCGATTCAGTCGAGCCCTGTTTACACTCTAGAAATGTGCATGACTGGTTTGGACAGAAAGAAGGCATCAGTTTTCTATAAAACTAATGGAAGTTCAGCAGCCCTGATGACTGAAGATTCTGGTATTAGGAAGATTCTTCCTAAATCTGAGATATGTGACTTTGAGTTTGATCCCTGTGGGTACTCCATGAATTCTATTGAAGGTGCTGCAATTTCTACCATTCATGTTACACCAGAAGATGGGTTCAGTTATTCGAGTTTTGAAGCAGCTGGCTATGATTTTGAAGAAGTGAATTTGTCGCAGCTACTTGAGAGGGTTTTGGCTTGCTTCCAACCTAGTGAGTTCTCTGTAGCCATTCATGCCGACATTGCGAAAATTGAACTTGGAACCAAGTTCCCTCTGTATTTGAAGGGCTACCATTCCGGGGAGAAGAGCAATGAAGTGCTTGGGCTAGAGGGGTCGATCATCTATCACAGCTTTGTCAAGGCCGAAAGCTGTGCATCTCCCAGATCTATTCTGAAGTGCTCTTGGAGCGAGGACGAGAAGGATGATGAAGTTTAA